ttttcatttaaatttgtGATTATATAATTTATGACACTCATTTCTTGTTATCTACTCCTTGTATTGTTTATATTCCTATTGAACTGCTTGTATTGAAAATGACAATGAGAACCCAACGTATACCGGCAAGTGAAGGACATAATGTGACTACGTCTTGCAGTGGAGTACAAATGGAGGATGCAAGTCGGACTGAAGAGCCCAGTGAGAGGACTGAAGGACTCGGTGGGAGCTGCTCATCGGCTGTATCCAACTCAGGCTCTTGAGATCCATATTTTTTAATTGGCCCACAGAGAACACAGAACCATAGTGCTGCTGTGTATAACACCTTACTCCATACCAAGTGCACTAACACGAAATGTGAAACGATGGGAGTCTAAAAGTACACTCCCATTATGTGTGCACTCCAGGAGTGTTTTCAGAGTGCTGGCTGGgtgtttttgtgtatttagGTGAGCAGAGAAGCAGACTTGAGAGATAgcgggaaagagagagagagagaaagacaaagaggaggaaTGATTTCAGGGAACGAGTGTGAGTGAGAAATGGACCAGAAGCTAATTAATGGCGTCCTGCCCATCAGTCCTCCCATGTCCATTAATAGAGAACATTAACCTGAGGTACAGAGTGCTCCTCAAGCCTGCTGCACTTCCCAGTAAACGTGACTCATAGAGAGAGCCCTCCAATGTAGCAGGTGGATTGAGCTAAAAGCATGTGCATTTTCTGATCAGTAAGACAAATACAGGCAGTCCTGCCTACCACTCTCTCAACGTGTTGGTGGCCTTAGCAATTTAGCATCCAAACTCGCTGTGCATTTAGTCGAGTGTTTTGTTTGGAATGCAGTAATGACCGTATTACATCTGGCAGACTAATGAATGTTGAACATTATTAGGCCAACGCTCCTGTTCTATTTTTATCCCTCTGAATATGCTCTTTACCCCGTCGAAACACCACGCCATGTTGTAAACATTTAACATGCAGCCTGAATATTGCATGTTTGCGATTCTTTCCCCTGAACAGAGAGAGCTGTTGTCAACAATAGGGACAGGAACTCACTTGATGGCTGCACTGAGCAGGAAGTTGAGCTGCGGCATCACAAGAGTGTCAGGCGACGACAGGTACCGATCGAACTGGACCTGTTGTTCGTGCGAGAGGGTCAAGAGCAGGTGAGGAGTCAAAGAATCAGAATCATTAAGTGAGAATGTATCGATTTGTATTAACGTGCTTCATTAATAGACACGGTGGAACTCACCATCGCTGCTTTCACAGAAGAGCTGTCCATGCTGGGGAGGAGGGATAGAGGACCCTGAGACGGAGAAGTAAACACCAGCTCAGAATCCAACTCAAGGTCACAGTGTTTGAACAGCAACAATGAACTGAACAAGGTCAGGTGAGTGAgctccttcattcattcattcattcattcattcattcattcatgtttacagGCAGTGTTGAGATGTTTTCTTCCGTTCACGGGCACTGAGTCCCCTATACCATCCCATTTAGTCTGTGCCTCTCTACCTAGATGTCTTGTTATCCTCATAATTAGTAGTGGGTCTGTATGTCATTGTATTGCATTGCTATTCGTAATATGGTGAGTTTTGTGCATATGGCCACGCTCATAGCTCACTTTCTCACTACCTCTGCCAACAAATGGGGCTTCTAACACATGGGATTCTCTCTCCTGTTGTTACAGGTTGTGGGGCAGGGTTGGCTGGGGTTATTGTTGTTCGTAATGCCATGTAACTGCTGcaaaatttgaataaaaatatatctaaaaaaaacaacaacgttttcttcctttttctcaTTTGCCTACACTGCCATCAGCTGCTGCTAAAAATGGATGGAGTCAATgctgactgaatgaatgatttTACCTCCGACCACATGAGTGTATAATAAGGATAATTTCATTTTCTCTGGTTTAAGAGAAAGCGCACATCATCATTGTGTCTTACTCCTTCCTAACCTTGATGATTTACACTACGGCTGAACAATATGATCAGTGTCGTAATTAACTTTCACCTTTATCTCAAAGGCTATAAATAGTGCATGTGCATCAGTACAGCACAGACTGGCTTACTTTTTGAAATGGCTGATTGGTTGGTCAGACCTCTGTTTGATGTCATGGGTTgttataatttaattatatgGGATTCAGACTATTCATATATTGAAAACTTCAAACAGAGTCTATTGAAGTCGGTAAGAGATTCAGAATTTTGGTGATTTAATAACTTCAATTTATCATTTAGCCCCAATTTGAGGGGAAAATTATTTTTGAATACGATGAACTTGGATGTGGTGAATCTTGGTTTataaacagagaaaacaagagaaattCCCTCCCTAAATCTTGATAGGCAGAGACATGATGACTGACTTTGTGTGAAAACAACAGCCGGCACCGTTGAGGCAATTAGCTGACACTGATTATCCACAATGGCAACATTAAGTCGAGCTTAAACGCCTAAATTGACAACATTAACAGCAGCAAATAGAAGGCAGTGCAAGGGTCAAAGCTAcagtgcagtacctgtgagtgaTTTTATGGGATATGGGCCCATTAACAAACACACTGTCAGCCTGCAAACTCATCTGCTAAAGCTACAAGCCAGTGTTGTTTTAATAACAGTTCTCTTGGTGTATCTCAGAAAATGACAGGGATAAAACATTTAGCAGATAGTCAAAGTAAACCTGAAAAGTCTAAAATAAACTCGGGGGATTCTTTTCAGTCCTTGACATCTGGTATGCCGTCGAGTGTGGACAGCTCGACTTAATCTTTTCAAACAGAAGACTATTTAAAGTAAACCCCAAGACAGGCCACCCGAGGAGAGAGGTAGCCTGCAGAAGAATGACAGTTCTTGATTGAGCTTTTGCgttgagctgcagcagcaacagcagggTGTGGTGTGTCCTGACATGACCCAGGGTTTCAAGACTCGCATGCTAAACCACAACTATGGGTCTCAGTCAGCCCAGTGGCAAAGTGTGTTtcaaagagggagggaggctcCGGGGCATCAGCTCTCTCATTTGCACAGGCCAATTCAGGAGAAGCTCTAATATTTGTAATAGAACATAATATGATCTGCCTCCCTCTGTCCCCTTTCTCATCTGAACATGTGATAGAAATGCTATTATGCCCTAATAAAGACATCAGTCATGTGGTAACCATAGCAATAGCTAGTGTAAAGCCCAAAGCGGTAGTGTAAACAATACTGTTAGGGCctgtataatataaaaaaagaggaCCATTAGGCACTCTAAgagatgtgaaaaaaaaactccacagtTCTATaacttcatgtgtgtgtgtgtgtgtgtgtgtgtgtgtgtgtgtgtagtgaagTGCTCCATGCGAGACCTGTTCAGCACTGTGCTGCTGGACAACGCTGTAGATGTAACTCAGCCCGGCTCTGGTCAGCACGTAGGACGCCTGCTCGTTGATCAGGGTGTCAAGGTGAGCCTCGATCTGGAAAATGTGGGAGAGAGTTGCTTAACATCCAGTCCGAGCCCGCATTGTGAGCTGATGGTACTTATGGTTAATAGAGAACCACTGTGCTATTGATAATGAAACTTCCACAGGAGCTCTTGTGGTGCTCAATTACAAAAGCCGTGCTAAAAATAGAGGATAGATTGCGCATTTGAGCACGAACAACAATACATGACGCACACCCTTCTATCAGACAGCaaattaaacctttttaatAAAAGATCTGGGCTCTATGGGTTTTAATGAAAGAAACGAGAGTCATTTTCACACAGACAATGTTAGGACTGTACGTTGAGTCTTAATGTTGGATAACATTAGTGTTTCATGATTCAGTTTGTCTTGTCAAACTAAGGTAGGGTCCGTCATTATCAGTTTCATGCCTTTGTTTAATTGTTATGAAATataaatagtagggctgtcaatcggttaaaatatttaatcacgattaatcgcatgactgtccatagttaattgtgattaatcgcatattaatcacacatttttctatcttttcaaaatgtaccttaaagggagatctgtcaagtatttaatactcttatcaacatgggagcgggcaaatgtatgtatatatttattattggaaatctattaacaacactaacaatgacaaatattgtccggaaaccctcacaggtactgcatttagcataaaaaatattctcaaatcataacatggcaaactgcagcccaacagacaacaacagctgtcagtgtgtcagtgtgctgacttcgcTACGACTTGTCAAaaagtgcatgtgattatcataaagtgggcatgtctgtaaaggggagactcgtgggtacccatagaacccattttcattcacatatcttgaggtcagaggtcaagggacccctttgaaaatggccatgacagtttttcctcactaaaatttatCGTATATTCTTTTCATacgataccaatatcttcactctagatttaaatcAAATAAGAAATTGGTGGTGTTAAAAAGacatttgcgttaacgtgttattgtcgcgttaacttcgacagccctagtaaatagatacctaaaatgtgaaataaataatttcatTGTCTGAATCACTATTCATTTTTTGATAATTGTTTACGATTAGGACAGACCTGGAACTCGAGCATCTCAAGCCTCTTGTCAGTGAACTCAAACAGAGCCAGGGTTGTCTTCATGACATACAGCGAGTTGACCATGTAGGTAGCCATGTCAGCAGTGCCGAGGTTACTGGCGGACACGGTACATAACTGTAGGAGGGGATCCAAGATGCAAGAGAGCACCTGGGAAAGACAAAGTAAGACAGAGATGAGTGAAATAGCACCGGCTTTGATAAACGGTTGACAAAAACCAATATTGACACACCTACATCCGGTAAATTTATAGTTATTAGTTTAATGTGACAACGAAGGGAGACGGGTTTGACTGTTCTACCGTCCTGATCATACTGTTTAAATATGAGTTTACCTGAGCAAAGTCAGCCTGGCGGGCATCCAGAGGAACTACTGATGAGTCGTGGGAGGCCAGTACCTCCCTGAGGAGGGAGAGGGTCTGAGTGAGGGAGGATGTAGGTCCCAGGTCAGCAGGTGGAAGCTCCACCTGACCAGGTAGACAAGGTCAGAAGAAGACAAAGTATTAGTAGATAGAGCAAAAGAGTTATTCTTGCAGAGGTTAGTTGTGCGTGGGCTGTAGCCTTCACCAAGACAAGCGGTCCTCATAACATTATCGAAGCATTAAACATCCCTGATGAGCAGCATGATCGGCCGAATATACAACTGCTTCCTGCTGCTACTCGGAGCCTCAGCTTGTTCAGAGTCagcagagctttttttttttttaatgaagagGGTTTTGATTTCATTGGCTTCTGGATACACAAGACAGAACTGAGCCCAGCCACCGTTGTCCACCTAATAGAGCAAATTATGAGAAGGCTGTGTTCCTGGCATTAGCTGGAATTGACACCAAAACCCTGAGGGCCTCCAATTTGATTAACACCGAGCTACACGGATAATTCTTGTAACTGCTATTGATCAGGACACAGCCAGCATGTTATGTGGAAGAGCTCCCGCTCGTGCTGAGGTATATTTGGATGGCAATTTAACTAAAACGTTAAaaagtttggtgttttttggCAGCTAGCACCATTTCGATGCTGTGGCCAGCAGGCTCAAACTGTTTACAAGCAGAAGTGCTTCAGAAATAGCCTTGTTGTCTTTGAGGGTTTTCGGCGCAGAGCTGAAATACACAATGTGTGTCCACAGGGTGCATACTGAACTTCTGCACTGTCATTTAAGTGATTTTATGAAAGAACATTGTGAACCGTCTCTATGTTTAAAAACAAggcctcttcttctttttcttctcaggTGAAGGCATTGTTTTCCTAGCAGTCACTTTCTCACAACTacagaaaaaacaatatatcGTGGATTATTCAAATAGAAATCGTCCTACTCATACTGCACCTTGTCCATGAGTCTGCTTGCATGAAGGCTCAGGCTGTTGAAGAACATCTTCTTGCTGAGGATGTGCATTTCTTCTATGGTGATGAGCAAGGAGGCCACACTGGTCCCAATGATGGAGCTGGACAAGGATAAAATACATGAAGTCTATTAGGACTgttgattatttacattatatattatttttgtatttcgaTTCATCAAAAAATTTCAGAATACAGCAACAAATGCTCATCGCAATCTTCAAATTGCTTATGAAAACAAAACGTTATTCAATTCACAATgatacaaaacagagaaaagcagcaaattcccAAATTAGCAAAACATTtaccaaaatatgttttgctccACAAATGCCTTAAatgattaatagattattaaAATTGTTGCCTTCTGTTTGCCGAGCGAGTTAACATACCTGATGGTGTGGTGGTAGAACTTGAGCAGGTTGGACAGCTTGTAGAGAAGGACAGCACCTGGCTCAGCCACAATGACCTGCTCTATCCGAACCTGAGGGACAGATCCGTAACACACCGAGTGAGGACATGAGCAGAACACGACGGAACACGGTGTGCATCCAACAGAGCTGGTCAGTGTTTCTTTTAATAGCGTCTTAAACGTATTTGGTTGCTCACTTTCAGCGGCCTGCAGACTCCCTCAGTGATGTGTCCAACCACCTCCTGCATGTTCTCCTCCACACCTGATGtgagaggaacacacacacaaaaagtatAGTCAGGATTAAATGCATCAACGGTTTTGAGCAGACCTtgaatataaacacagtattaaTGAATACAGCATACATAACATAGGGACACAAAATTCCTAATTCATTCCTGTATTAGTCTCAGGATGCGTCCACACAATCATGTTCACTCCAACTTGTACAGTTAGTTTTTGAGTTCACAGTGTTTAAGCAGGTGACAGCAATGCCATTATTCAAACTCAGGTGGCAGCAAGATTTCAagtctttatttgtcatatgtacAACAATTACAGTGGAGCAGTCGTTGGCAACAAGATTCTTGTACTCAGTCTCCCTCCAACAATGCGctacaaaattaataataaaaaaaaccatGTGGTTGTAgtaaaaatgaatgatgattttatatatataaagtcaACGCGATAATGACACATCaacgcaaattccttttaacgccgctaatttctttaatgcattaacgcaatagttttaaagctagggtgaagatactggtatcatatgaaactagaaaaaacctaaaaaatccgtgtcatactagcttgtcgcgaaggaggctaaattttggcgaggaaaaactggcatggccattttcaaaaagtcccttgacctctgacctccagatatgtgaatgaaaatgggttctatgggtacccacgagtctcccctttacagacatgcccactttatgataataacatgcagtttagggcaagtcatagtcaagtcagcacactgacacactgacagctgttgttgcctgttgggctgcagtttgtcatgttatgatttgagcatattttttaatgctaaatgcagtacctgtgagggtttctggacaatatctgtcattattttgtgttgttaattgatttccaataataaatatatacaaatatttgcataaaacaagcatttttgtccacgcccatgttgataagagtattaaatacttgacaaatctccctttaaggtacattttgaacagataaaaaatgtgcaattaatttgtgattaatcacgattaactattttaatcaattgacagccctagaaaaaacACATGTGGTAAtagtaaaaatgaaataaacccccgacagggtgatgcgGCATTGGTTTATTTCAAtgaacaacaacatcaacaaggaTCTGCTGGCtctacattatcccgcttattacacggctacttgattaagaaatcaataatttgacacaaaaatggtccgctagagtccaacatcagaactgggcccatagcaacggtctgttataaagaaataacagactgtagaatgcAGTAATTGACCAATctgaatcgagtattcaacaaagccatgtaataaatatatgtaaactGCGCTGTGTGCAGGTATAAACAGGTAGTAGAAGTAATAGAAAGGTAAAAGTAAGGTGACACCATATAACCACACTGACACCTGCCTGCAGAAAACTACCCCAAAAGAGTGTAAGGAGACAAATGCTGACATGTGATAACCTGGATGTAATAGCTCAGCATAACAAAATGGGCCGAGGGCAAACCCCGGTCTCGACTGATCCCCCTTCTGAGCTGTGTTCATTCTTAACGGCTATGAGAACCCAAGAAGTTAAATTAGGGAAACAAGTACAGGATTAGTCCATCAGCTGAACAAAATGTACTGGAATTAGATTTGTTCACACTCTTGCTGTTGCCAACATCTCTAACCTTACTGAACGACTGGGTACCAAAACTCTGTCCAATAAACTTGTGAGTCTGCGTGACATTTGTTTACATACACAAATAATTAAAAGATGCAACAAAGCGAACATTTCCAATAACGGCAAGATTAAACGAAAGGGGAAAAATGAATTGGAGGTGATGGAGAACTGCAGAATTTGTAATTAGCATGCAGAAAAAATCATACCTTGCAGAGTGACTTGTTTCAGCAGAGCTTCTAGGTGCTCTTTCTCTGAGGCGGTTGCTTGGTGCAGCCAGGCCAGCATGTCCCCAACATACCTGAGAGAGCGACAAAAACAGTCTGTATTAAACAGAACGTCACTGAGGGGCCAACCAGAGGGCTAATCTTACCACGCCGAGAGAGACCACAGCTACACCGAGGCAATGGGTCATCGtgtttcacacacaaacacacacacacacacacacacacacacacggcttcTGGTGTTACATAACGGTGGAAAACAGCAAGGTTAAACTTGAATTATTGTGTgtaagcctgtgtgtgtgtaagcctgtgtgtgtgtgtgtgtgtgtgtgtgtgtgtgtgtgtgtgtgtgtgtgtgtgtgtgtgtgagagagaggacatTGGGAGGTGAGAAAGAACTTGATGTTCTGAGAACTGCTGATGCCTCCTATAAAGTGGAGGTGATTTTGTGTTCCACGCATGGCTGGTATTCTGAGAAAATCTCCCATTTGGCTCCTGGgcacaggaggaagagggaaaagGATGTGGTACAAcaggaaacacagacacactcagacactgataaaatagacatttaacATCTTGAATTGGATTGTAAATGTTTGGAACCAAATCGAATAGATTTATAGTTGAGGAATCATGCCATTTACAATCATACTATAGTTACACTATAGAATACGTATATCTTAAATATCTATTAAAAGAGATAGTTGTGCTTTTGAAGAAATGTACTATATTACTGTAATATCTTTAGTCAAACCCATTGATTCCATTTGAATGTAGTTTGACGTTCTGCTGAATTTAATATTTTGTGAGCATGAGAAAAGTTCATGCAAAATCCTAATGCAAAACAGTCTGGCActaataatagggctgtcaaagctaacgcgataataacacgttaatgcaaattagttttaacaccactaatttctttaacgcattaacgcaatttgcgattttttgGTTGtcgcaggctcagttttaaagctagggtggcatcatatgaaactagaaaaacctaaggaatccattggtaccaaccatgtcatactagcttgtcgtgaaagaggataaataacacttcaaacttgaaaactggcatggccattatcaaaggggtcccttgacctctgacctccagatatgtgaatgaaaatgggttctatgggtacccacgagtctcccagagacagctgttgttgcctgttgggcttgagtttaccatgttatgatttgagcacatttgttatgctaaatgcagtacttgtgagggtttctggacaatatttgtcattgttttgtgttgttaattgatttctagtaacaaatatagacatatgtttgcataacgcaagcatatttgcccactcccatgttgataagagcatttaatacttgacaaatctccccttaaggtacattttgaacagataaaaaatgtgtgattaatttgcgatttaatattttaatcgagtGACAGCCCTGATTAATACATTAATTTTATAAAagctatatacagtatttgtattCATCAGCTCTGGTTGTGGCTATATGTGAACGGGAACCAGTTTGATATAACCAAAAGTGAAGTTAGCAactgtataaatacataaataacaaaTTGTGGTTAGGTTCCTGTAGCCATTCATCTTTGGAGTTGATAACCGTTGATGTTCCTATTTTTTAAAGGGGAGATTCTCTTTGATTTTATAGACATCCTTTAATTAAACTACACAGAACTCAACATTCAGCATACCTTCAAACTCAATGCAGAGGCATGAAAGAAAGTAGTTACGTTTCCATCAGAGCTGAAGTTTGCTTTTAGGTTTATTACAGTAAGAAATGGCAATGTTCAGGTCATACGTGAGATGTACCTCATAGGGTCATGTGAATGCATCTCTATGGGGCGGGGAGTCCCTCCAAGCCCGCCGCGGGTGAGGGCGTCAATGAAGCCTCGTACCACCGCACACCTGCGCGCAGTCCCAAACTCATCCAGAGTGTATCTGACCAAacagaagagaaagaaggaaacaTTCAACACACCAAGCCTCATGTGAAAAAAGCGGTGGTCGGTCGCAGTGTTTTGCAGGCAGCTTTTccaaaaggaaatactttgaggttgttttgatTATTCGGCGGTGGCAGGCTCTGTGACAGACTAAACAGAAGATAGTGCTGAATTAAGATTCCAGGAACGCTGGTCTCCGCTCTCTCAGCCTCAACATCGCATGACCTTGAACACTTTGTGGGCGCTGAGGCAGGTGCATTTCAGAGAatgcagaaagacagacagaaggaggGTTTTCCATGAAAACATATCTTGGAGTAACGTGTGAAACTTtcctttgtgttgttttgttcgAGGGACAAAGTTAAACTCCCAGTAAGCTTCAGGAAATGTGTGCGTCCTGTGCAATTCTTTGTTGTATATGAGCACAAATTGTTTTCCTGCACTGGAGGGAATAAATCATTTGCA
The Sebastes fasciatus isolate fSebFas1 chromosome 7, fSebFas1.pri, whole genome shotgun sequence genome window above contains:
- the cog6 gene encoding conserved oligomeric Golgi complex subunit 6; its protein translation is MSDTKLEMSTDSSTVIQNSNAPSQSNNPLSRKLNKILETRLDNDKEMLEALKALSVFFTENSLRTRRNLRGDIERRSLSINEDFARIFKDVKEGLESVHEDVQAMSTCCEEMTSRLKAAKDQTQDLIVKTNKLQSENHRLEVRAQVAQAFLAKFQLSNEEMATLRGARDAPITEDFFKALSRVKHIHEDVKILLRTNQQTAGLEIMEQMAVLQETSYEQLYRWAQNECRGLTQESCDICPALAQAMEALQDRPVLYKYTLDEFGTARRCAVVRGFIDALTRGGLGGTPRPIEMHSHDPMRYVGDMLAWLHQATASEKEHLEALLKQVTLQGVEENMQEVVGHITEGVCRPLKVRIEQVIVAEPGAVLLYKLSNLLKFYHHTISSIIGTSVASLLITIEEMHILSKKMFFNSLSLHASRLMDKVELPPADLGPTSSLTQTLSLLREVLASHDSSVVPLDARQADFAQVLSCILDPLLQLCTVSASNLGTADMATYMVNSLYVMKTTLALFEFTDKRLEMLEFQIEAHLDTLINEQASYVLTRAGLSYIYSVVQQHSAEQGPLSLLPSMDSSSVKAAMVQFDRYLSSPDTLVMPQLNFLLSAAIKEQIFRQSTELVCRAYGEVYTALSSPTNSYKDPENLVPRSPQQVQTLLS